ttaaacactttaatgtttatatgatataattaaatGAACCCAGGATATGCATGTTGCTAATTTTTGCACGtcttaatgtaatttttatgattaaCTAGAAGTGCTGAGAGCACTGCTCACAATAGCCAGCCCCCTCTtccacaaaaaatataaaataatataaaacaaacaagtgaATCTGTGAGCTACTGATCACTTTTGATACCCCCATACACTTTAAGAATTTTAAGGTACACAGGAATTTTTTGAGTGGTGAATATGAAAAAGCATCACACAGTATTGCTGACTCATATAAACCCTCAAACAAATTTTTAGAAGTCCTTGTTATTTTCCTGAGAAAGATGCgaccaaaaataatcaattctgGAACAGACAGACTGACTTCTGAAATCTACCATCAAAATTGACGTTTCTAAACAGGCTGTGGccttttccatttaataaaTGATATGATTTGCATCATTTCATGCTTGTACACACTTGTCTGTTGTAACAGAATACACAGCTTAATTACAAGTGTTTTTCCCCTGCCTTTTGGACATGAGGTCTCGcaatgaaaattttacaaataccaTTATGGCTTGATTCTGTTTACTGGGGATATATATAGCTGAACACTGAACAGGGACACAGTTCAGATATTTGATATCATTCATGTACTCTAATTTTAGAGGGAAAGTGAATGCAGTGACTATTCAATTTTAATActgataataattattatatatataaaaataaaatgtcatgtacatgatgtatgtcAAAAGCACGAGAAATTAAAGAGTATGACAGGAaacatggaaaataaataaGGGGAAACATGAAGCACACATCAAGTCATCCTACTAAACACGAAACATAGAAGATAAAACGTCTGAACACGAAAACaagttggtgaccttctgctattatctgttctatggttgggttactgtctctttgacacatttcccatttcaattctcatcATTTTAATACGAAAGACACCGAACATATATGTTCTCATAGTTaatgactttattcattataggttgataaatacaggcaaagtttagatgtttatgaagtgtcctatattttgactttagtggaaccttaatcTAATCTCTTAGAGCACAAGCCATGCCCTCTGCATTTTAGTATACATATATCTCTAGATTGTAATACCTGAAAGCGATAAATTACACCTAAGTCGTGTTTTGTCCTGACATTGGATcatattgaataaattttccATTTGTTCTAATCGGTTTCTTCAACCAGGTCGTTATAATCTCAACTGACAAGTGCACGGCTACTTCGGTTATTTTCAATTAACCAACTTGCAAACTGCAAGCTTCGCAACTACATTGATTTTCCAAATAAGGTAAACAGGTGGGCGGAGCTTAAACTCCGCTtgctatttttcttttgataaataCAGCTTTCACTcaaattatttctatttcttgatgtgaaaatacattataatatgaaaaaagacaccatatgacatatatttcattattcatgcGATACGCGTTCCTTACCTATTGCTACATTTGTTACTGTGTCTGCAACGTCAAAAGTCGCCCGCCATTACACAATCTGATCTAGataggggaaataactcctgcactatttttttattcgattTTGCGGGAGAACCACCTTAATGTCGCTGCGTTCCCTTTATCCCATAGACAAAATAATATTGACCTATTAAGTATAGTTACCGAGTAACAGCAGGGACAAAACTTGAAAGTAGCATGGTTGCTCAAAACTGACCTGATCACAAAACTTTGATAAAAGTTTACACTGCAGCCATCAGAAAAGCAATCCATGTGTCTTTCTATCTGTGATTTTCCTTACAGGTGAGACAAAAATTATCAAGTAACATTGGTTGATATGATAGATAAAATTACAAATGATAACATTTTCAGAAATGAATAAATAAGGGAAGGACCATTTAACTTGCAGGGGGAGGGGTTGCATGgtgttttcataaataaataatttagcgAGAAAGGggacaaaaaaacatattctgACAGAGGATATTTaccataaaaaatgttaaatttgcaaaaaaaatatttgttgtgctacttctaaaaaataaataaatttgcaCGCGAAGCGCgcacaaaaaatattctgacaAGAAAAAAGACCCCATGCCCCCCCTTTGACTCTAGAGAAATAAAACTTGGCATAAAAGAGATGTAATAAACTAATATCATGAATGAATCTCAGTATCAAATTACAAATGTTCTACATCCTGATCCACAAGTCATAACAATATTGGCATACATCAAAActcattttgaataataaaatgattCGATCAGAGGTATATCCAAATAAAAAGAtctcacattttgaaatcagatacatatacatgcatttgtatgcagataataatttttatagCATGTTGGCCAGTCATGacaaaatcataataataaatgcacacaatgaTTTCTGAATTCACAGTAAACAATTCTGAGATTACAATTCTTTCAAAAAGTCTGAAACACTGTCAATAATTTTTGCTGATTACTTTAATACCTGTTCTACCATTTCTGGAATAAGCAAGTCGTAAATGACTTAAATTAAGTCCACTTTTGGCAATACAATTTGCCATTCTTTTAGTTACAACTTTATCATCCAACATCTGTTTTAGTGAAGGCACATTTTTATGCATTTGTTTTAatgacaaataattaaaaaaatacactaaGCTCTGATTGAAAAATTTCTGAACATCtgtaaaattgtcaattttttcatTGACCAATCTAAAAAGTGCATTAACATCATCTTCAGCATTGTGAGCATCATAAGAAAGGTTAATTAATGTGTCACACAACTTACATTGTGAATATGAGCCAAGATTGGGAAAGGaaagtttaaacaattttaaattatcaacaAAGCCAACAATTTTGCTTTGAAAATCATCAAGCAAGGAACAATCATCTAAGGCATTGTACAAAACAGGAcaatcataattatatatataatgaccaaaaattacattattggttgatttttctaaaaatgaaatataactaGTCAGTCCTTCTTTTACGCCAACAGCAGGGTCAATTTTGTCAAGTAAATATAAAGAACAATTTTGGAATGTCAATCCTGTAACCTCAGCTGCTTTAGGTGTTATTTCACGGGCTGGTAGAATGTACTTAGAAAATGTTTCCAGACCTCTCCTTGCTGATATCTGCGTTAAATGTGAAGTTCTACCTgaagaaagaaataaagaaaataatgaaatatattttacagaatggaaatacatgtaataaattattCCTACATGCTGATTTTGAGTGGTGTAATGTAAGGGGAAAGATTTAGTACTAATCTTCATGATTCAAAACATTACCTAGCCATATTCAAATGTACTTGTTTGAAACCAggagccttagtttttcaatgGCTATTTTTTGCTGTCTGTGAGAATGTGGAAATCATCAATGCTACAAAATGCATAGTATCTCATTGACACAAATTTCAACAAGAATCATTCATGCATAAAAAGGTCATAGTGTCCTACCATGCTGTACTACTAAAGGTGGAGTATTCttgctataaaatattgtgAAGTACTCGATGCAAAATGGACATAAATGCAAGATTAAATAATGTCTTTTCTTTAGTGAGTGTTTTGTTTCTATAAGCTCCTTTTTTACCTAATCCTGTAGCTTCAATGTCAAAGTAAATATGTGTCATTGTTGATATATCAGGTTTACTGTCATTCTCTACTGGTTTGTTTTTAGGGGCAGGAATCTCCAAAATTTTCTCATCACTATCTTCAGTCACAGTGTCAATCATGGTATTGGACTGGTAACATACCCCCTCCCGTACCTCAAAAGTGGAACTAGACTgattgctaaaaataaaaaaagaataaaaatttaagaacaaTAGAAGGACTTTATGGTCAAtccacttttaaaaaatgacctTAACATTTTGGTAACTAACCTTAAAATTAGTATTCCTAACTGATCTAAAGTCTGAAATGAtggataaattaaaatataaatgttataatcctctgtgttgaaggccgtactttgacctataattgttatcttttatacattgtgacttggatggagtttattgttgtctcattggcactcatatcacatcttcttattaattttatagTTATACAATAATTTTTAGGATATCCATTGCACTATCGCACAAaacttttcagaatctaaacatatttatttatccaGGGATCACATTATCTAGAATGAAGAAAACAGTTAGTAAGttaaaattaaaccacatttattgaattttgatagctgaaaatacattttttagatATCTCCTCATCTTATCATCAAGTCtacaattgaaaaattaaaattatattcaaaatcaaaaactggGTAATATATGTCCACCAAGTATGTGGTGCAAACTATATAACACTTACCGACTGGCTTTCAATGCAATTCTACGAAGTTTGGCCTCAGTTGTAATGGCTACGGCTTTTCGCTTTCTGGCCTGTATGTCTCTTAGGGTTGCAAGTTTTCTTGTGTAAAGTCCTTGTGACAATCCGATTGACACATTAACCTGAAATTATAAGACATGTATGGTGTTCATTGctatctacatatatatatataacatgtgaAAACTATAAGACaacatgaaaacataaacaatagATAATCAACAAAGCAGCTTATTTTTGAAACTATAATTAAATATACTTAAATTCTTTTTGATGCAATGATGGtctttgattaaaaaaacaatccaAAACAAAGACCTCTTTGATTTTAATTGCTTACTTTGTGACAAGTTTCAATGCCTTAAACTCAGGATatcatatttacttttattaaattaaaaatcttcGAATTCCAAGGTAGTTccatttcttataaaaaaaacaggacACAATAAGAGACTTAATGAGTTTTAATTTCACTATTTGAAAAGAAACTTATTTGCAgaaaatacttataaatatcTCTTATATGTTATACAGATGCATGCATAAAGTCAGAagaaaaacatcataaaataaatataagaagtaCTGTTATCGAGCTCACAAAAGAATATCCCACTCAACTCTGGTGGAAAAAAACCAATGAGctggattatctccctttttatatattatatattttcttccTTTCATGAACTGTTTTAGTACATATAAATTGGAAATAACTAGTAAAAACAAAGTAAACGAATTTCAACAATCAACATGCTTTTCTTACATCTACTGTGTATCTGTGCCCTGTATTTTTCTGAGCAACAGCTGCAGCAACACGGTATGCAAGACTTCTAGACCCACCATAGAACCTGTTCTTCGGTGCTTTGGCTGcaacacttttattaaaactCTCATTACTCTGAGTACTTCCTAAATTGGCTAACTTTTctgaatttaatatatatttttgaaataatgttgTCAATGATTCTTGTAATGCCTTATCCTGTAAAGGTTTACCAAAAGGTGAAGATTTGTACTTGATGCTTGGATCTGCAATAAATCTACACCAATCTGTGGAACAGAAACTATGATCTCCAAAGGGGTGTTTGGATAAAGCATTTAAGTTTTCTTCAATCTTTTTTGGCTGTCCTTTACCATGAGCAATTAGATAATTGAAGCATTTCATTATATAACTGATGACTTTAGGTGATAGAgttgaatgtttgtttttgaGCTCATACAGACgatttctaatgttttttttcatatggtTGCTATCTGATAGTTTTACAATTGTTGGATCTACTTTTGCACGTAGTCTGGCAATGGTTGTAGTGTCTTCATCTCCCATAATTGCAGTTATTTTAGCATCCTTTGACCGTGACTCCTCGACCATATCGGGTTCCATGGCTTTAGCACTTCCTGTAAATTCTTATAACATTTATGAACTCTAGGAATATTACCTGATGTCTCTGCTCTCTGGCAAATTCGACATGCTTTAGATCTCCACTTGTAGTTGATTACTTTCCAGTTTTCGAACCAATCATGGAGCAGTGTCCTGtttgaaatgaatattaaataaatatgattattcAAGAAAACTTATTAACAAACTCAATCAACTGACAGTGTatccatttaaactcatttTTGCAAGTGTTGTAACTGTTGTAAAGTATGTTCATTATGAATTAATAATTCTAATATGATTTGCATATCCACAAATACTTGAATGTGATTGGTCCACTAGTTTCTTTTCAAggtttacacttcgataaaccatgTTGCCGAAACTACTCACGTTGCCTATGCAAACATAACGTTGACGTGTATTCATTACCGAGCtaacacatcaataacctctagaaaaaaggAGTTTAATCCTATAATAAATCCAATGATGTATCCTCcaacaaaaaaatgatcaaatacTTCTGTCACGAAAAGATGAATTCTAAGATCATTACTCAGAAACAAAAAATTGGAAATACTTGCAAATCAAAGGGAAGCTTATTCTAATGATGCTTAGCATAATGtcttaaattttactttaattgaTCAATTGAGTTATCGTACAACATAAGAAATGCTGACACACAAGGTGGACATACAAACTGATTACTATAGGGTATCGTTTacaaattttgggtcctcattAAGCATATCATAAAAACTGCatgttttgtattatacattgtgtacatgtatacatttgtatttatttattttttcaaatgccaGATTAATCATTAGTCCAAATCTGGATAAAAGGGTTCACCTGTCAGGCTGTCAAAAGATCTGCCACTGCCTCTTCTTTGCCATGCAGCATCAACCGAGATTAACATTGTCATTGCCATCAGATCTGAAGGGAAATAATTatacaaactataaaataaaatattttaaaacaaaatatatagcttaacaagattgtgattaaatatatttaacacaGCATATAAgatttctgacacagaatgaatgtgttgaGCACTATTATTAATGCCTTTTAATAAAAGGAATACACATTCATTTACATAGCTACATTAAAATGAtagaacatttaaaattaataatgatCAAGAGTTATCtgtctttataaaaaagaagatatggtatgattgccaatgagacaactatccacaaaagaccaaaatgacaccgaagTCGACTGAACGgccactgtacggccttcaacaatgagcaaagcccatactgcatagtcagctataaaaggccccgataagacattgtaaaacaattcatacgagAAAACTTTGCATGTTTAAAGTAAGTGTatggaaacaaaacaaaaataactacATCTATATAAAGTAAgttcaattatctccctttaaataTGTAAATCAACTGTGTAATGTTTCATTAATATTGCTAGTCATTTAGGAGGAGTACTAGTTGTGCTTACATGTACAAGA
The nucleotide sequence above comes from Mytilus trossulus isolate FHL-02 chromosome 5, PNRI_Mtr1.1.1.hap1, whole genome shotgun sequence. Encoded proteins:
- the LOC134718063 gene encoding uncharacterized protein LOC134718063 — protein: MIDTVTEDSDEKILEIPAPKNKPVENDSKPDISTMTHIYFDIEATGLGRTSHLTQISARRGLETFSKYILPAREITPKAAEVTGLTFQNCSLYLLDKIDPAVGMLDDKVVTKRMANCIAKSGLNLSHLRLAYSRNGRTGIKVISKNY
- the LOC134719718 gene encoding uncharacterized protein LOC134719718 yields the protein MKCFNYLIAHGKGQPKKIEENLNALSKHPFGDHSFCSTDWCRFIADPSIKYKSSPFGKPLQDKALQESLTTLFQKYILNSEKLANLGSTQSNESFNKSVAAKAPKNRFYGGSRSLAYRVAAAVAQKNTGHRYTVDVNVSIGLSQGLYTRKLATLRDIQARKRKAVAITTEAKLRRIALKASR